The genomic interval GGCACCGGCCCAGCCGTCGAGGAACCAGTTGATGAACTCGTAGGCACCGTCCAGCGTGCGGCCTTTGAGCGTGGCGGGCAGGCCAAAACCGGCAGCCCAGGCGCGGTAGCCTTCCTTCAAAGGCTGGAAGGTGCAGGCAATGCCCTTGGTGCGCACGGCAGTGACGGCGGGCGACCACATCGACTGGATCACCACTTCGCCGGACGACATCAGGTTGACCGACTCGTTGAAGTCCTTCCACAGCGCGCGGAACTGGCCTTGTTTTTTGGCTTCGATCAGGGTCTTGATGGTCAGGTCGATTTCCTTCTTGGTCATGTTGCCTTTGTCGGGGTATTTGTAAATTCCCATGGCTTCGACCACCATCGCCGCGTCCATGATGCCGATGGAGGGGATGTTCAAAATCGCGGCCTTGCCCTTGAACTCAGGGTTCAGGAGCTCGGCCCAGGAGGTGATGGGGCGCTTGATCAGGTCGGGGCGGATGCCCAGCGTGTCGGCGTTGTACACGGTGGGGATCAGGCTCATGTACTGGGTGGGCGTGGCCGAGAATTTCTTCGATTTTTCGCCTTCCAGGAAGATCACTTTCTTGGGAGCCGTGCCCTGGTCGCCCACGGCCTTGCCGTTGACCATGCCGGTGGTGAACAAGGTGGTGATCTTGTCGGCGTTCTTGATGCGCTTGACATCGATGCCCTTGAGGTTGCCGGTGGGCACGATCTTCTTCAGCGAGAAGTATTCGGTGTCGATCAGGTCGAAGCTGTTGGGCGCAGTGACGGCGCGCTTGGTCACGTCGTCGGTGGTCACGGCCACGTACTGGATGGTGATGCCGGTGTCGGCCTTGAATTTTTCGGCGATGGCTTTGTCCTGGTTCACTGCAGTGCCCAGGTAGCGCAAAACCAGGGGTTCAGCAGAGTGCACCGCAGGGAAGATGCCGGTGGCCAAAATGCCGGCCGTGCCTTTGAGCAGCGAGCGGCGCTGCATGGTGGCTTTCAAGGCATTGGTAGGTTCGGGAAGTGCGTCGGACATGGTCAAAACTCCTAGGGGTTACGGTTCAAAAGATCAGGCAACAGCGGGGACAGAAACGGGAACGGAAGGGGGAATGGAAACAGGGCTCAGCAGGTGCGCGGCATCCGGTGCCCAGGCCAGTTGCACGGCCTCGGCCACGCGGTAGGGGCGGGCGGCAAACTGGGCTTCGGACACCATCACCGAGAACTCGGCGGTAGAGCTGGCGGTTTGGGCCACGCCGGGTTTTTGCAGGCCCAGCAGTACGTAGGTGCCCTGGTATTCCACATCGCTGACCACGGCGCGGATGTTGTGCGGGCCGTCGGCCACAGCGGCCTCGGCAGGGATGATTTGCATGTGGTCGGTGCGCACACCAATTTTTCCCGCAGCCGTGTCCAGCACGTTGTGGCCGCCCATGAAGCGCGCCACAAATTCGCTGGCCGGGCGGTTGTAGACCTCGTGCGGGCTGCCCACCTGCTCGATCAGCCCGTGGTTCATCACCACCATGGTGTCGGCCAGGGCCATGGCTTCTTCTTGCGAATGGGTGACGTGGATGAAGGTCAGGCCCAGCTCCTTTTGCCAGCGGCGCAGCTCGGCACGCATCTGGATGCGCAAGAACGGGTCCAGGGCCGACAGGGGTTCGTCCAGCAGCAGCACCTTGGGCTGGGTGATCAGCGCCCGGGCCAGCGCCACGCGCTGCTGCTGGCCGCCAGACAGCTCGCTGGGCGTGCGGTCGGCCAGGTGGCCCATGGCCACGCGCTCCAGCAGGTCCTTGGCCTTGGCATGGCGCTCGGCCTTGTCCATGCCCTTCATCTTCAGGCTGAAGGCCACGTTGTCCAGCGCGCTGAGGTGCGGGAACAGCGCAAAGCTCTGGAACATCATGGCCGTGCCGCGTTCGGCGGCGGGCAGGTCGGTGATGTTGCGGTTTTCCAGCAGGATGTCGCCGCTGGTGACCGATTCGTGTCCGGCCACCATGCGCAGCGTGGTGCTTTTGCCGCAGCCCGAGGGCCCCAGCAAACAGCAGTAGCTACCGCTGGCGATGCGCAGGTTGATGGTGTCTACGGCCGGCTTGGACGATCCATAGCGCTTGGTCAGCGCGATGATTTCGATGGCCGAAGGTGCGGTAGTAGAAGCGGAAGGGGGGGTAGGGGCGGACATATCCGTCCCCTATGCATAGGCCGTGCCAGCTTTGCGTACGCTGCGATTGTTAAATTGCGTACAAAACTGCACCGGGAATGTGCGCAATCTGCCCCTACGCAGACAGAAAGCGCAGGCTTGGTGCGTTACATCGCCGCAATCTGCCGCAAAGCTTGCTCAAACACCTCGGGCGGCTGCCCACCGGAGATCAGGTGCCGGTCGTTGATGATGATGGCGGGCACCGAATGGATGCCTTGGCTGGTGTAGAACTCTTCGCGTTCGCGCACGTCCTCGGCAAACTCTTCGGATTCCAGAATCTCCCGCGCCCGCACCGGGTCCAGCCCCACCTGCCCGGCCACCTGCACCAGCAAGGCATGGTCGCTGGGGTTTTGCCCCAGGGTGAAGTAAGCATCGAACAGCGCCTGCTTCAGGGCGTGCTGGTGGCCTTCCAGTTCCGCCCAGTGCAGCAGGCGGTGCGCATCGAAGGTGTTGTAGATGCGGTTGCGCTGGCCCAGGTTGAAGGTAAAGCCCAGCTCGGCCCCGCGGGCTCGGATGTTTTCCTTGGCCGCCGCCGCCTGGGCCGGGGTGGAGCCGTACTTGCGCGCCAGGTGCTCGGTGGTGTCTTCGCCCTCGGGGGCCATCTGTGGGTTGAGCTCGAACGGCTGGAAGTGCAGCTCGGTGGTGATGCTGTCGGCCACCCGCTCCAGGGCCTGCTCCAGCGACTTCAAACCCACCACGCACCAGGGGCAGGACACATCGGACACGAAATCGATCTTGAGTTGGGTGGTCAT from Comamonadaceae bacterium OS-1 carries:
- the btuD_11 gene encoding vitamin B12 import ATP-binding protein BtuD, with protein sequence MSAPTPPSASTTAPSAIEIIALTKRYGSSKPAVDTINLRIASGSYCCLLGPSGCGKSTTLRMVAGHESVTSGDILLENRNITDLPAAERGTAMMFQSFALFPHLSALDNVAFSLKMKGMDKAERHAKAKDLLERVAMGHLADRTPSELSGGQQQRVALARALITQPKVLLLDEPLSALDPFLRIQMRAELRRWQKELGLTFIHVTHSQEEAMALADTMVVMNHGLIEQVGSPHEVYNRPASEFVARFMGGHNVLDTAAGKIGVRTDHMQIIPAEAAVADGPHNIRAVVSDVEYQGTYVLLGLQKPGVAQTASSTAEFSVMVSEAQFAARPYRVAEAVQLAWAPDAAHLLSPVSIPPSVPVSVPAVA